From Carassius carassius chromosome 15, fCarCar2.1, whole genome shotgun sequence:
cagatAACATATGAATAACCGCCATAAACAGCATACTTGAATCACCCTGtggcagatctatacaggtggagctggggaggtgGACGGTTTATGAAGCGTGCTGCAAACTGCTACAGTACAGCAAGAACTggtcatatatttgaatgttgagcagtggGCTTATTGGCTGCTGATACAAAAGAACCAATGAGCTGTGCCATGTGATCATGATGTCAGATTGAGTTTGACCTATCGGACTGCACCacctagagtttcatgccagaacatTGGATTAATACGGCTCCGCTGTGTCTCTCCACCAGGTCTGTCTCGCGCTAGGTGCTCTGATTCTGGTGGCGGGGTTGTCTGTGCTGCTGGTGGGTTACGCCACGCCGCCTCGTCTCGAAGCGTTCGGAGAAGATGAGCTATTGTTTGTGGACAGCCATGCGGTGCGCTTCAACCGGGCCCTTGATGCCTGTAAGCTGGCCGGTGCCGTGCTGTTCTGTGTGGGCGGCAGTGGGATGGCGTTTGGGCTGCTGCTGGCCGTCTGCTCTCAAGGCAGCTCCAAGGAAGAGCTCAATCTGCAGCAGCGCTTCAAAGAGCGGCTCGCCGAGATCCAGGCCTCCGTTCAGCCTGTCACCCGCGCTCCCACACCTGGAGATGCCAAGGTGCCCGTCACACTCTCCAAAGTGCAGAGCGTCCAGCCCGGAGCGGAAACCTGACCTCTTAAGCATCTGACGCTTCcatgcaaaacaaaacatcagTCCTTGGAACAGTAGAGATAGATAACACTGCACTTTCTCTGGCGCATATCATTCGTCTATGTTGAGCGAGAACATCGAGAGTATTAATGGCGATTAGCGTAAGTGTTCCCTGTCGATCATCACTGGTGCTCCTTAATACAGACACACAGCACAAATATACTCGCGTGCTACAGCTAGGAATCAATACATCTTTAGGCAGCTGTTCCAAAGTGCAACATATTCTTCATGTGTGTATTCATACTGAATAAGCAAGAATAGTTTCACAACTCAACCTCTCACAATTTCCATTATGTTATATGAGAAAAGTCACTCGGTAAAACTCATAAACTAGCAGAACGGAGGCCTGTTAGCAGCTAATTCATCACGGCTGGTTTACTAGCATTGTCAACAGAAACTACAATGACTTGTCATTGCTCATTCAGAAAGCGTCAGGTTGGTTCATTGCCGTCACCTAAGGTGCAATTTTTCTCCGAATCTCTCCTAGCGAAAGCTTCGTGCTCTATTGCTACAGTCAATCAATAGTTAGCTGACAGAACGCAATGCATTAAGAGCCACAATTTCACACATCTCAATACTGCACGTCCGTTCTGCTCAAATAGATCACCGCCTGCGATGTCATGGAGTGAAAAAAGATTATGGTTTAAATTGGCCTGTGGGATTATGTAATATCCTCTCATTGTGTTGCACATCATTCTTGCCCCAGCCTCACTTTCCTCAAGAGGCTGTTAAGCACAGTCACTGTCTGAAGGTAATTACACTCATCGCAGCCGAGCCCATTAAGACTTTCCATACGCTAGTGCTATCTTTTCTTTCCGTCTGTTCTCTTGTTTTGTGTTTCTCTTTGGCTTCCTAGTAGACTCAATGCTGTGCTTTTGTCTCCAGAGTTTCTCTGGAAGTACAGTATTTGTACCAGCCATgcctaaaacaattattttgtgcTGGTGCATCATATTATTCTtatatttgttttactttgatTGATTAGTGCAAATGTTGCATGATCACACCATTCAGTGAAACATTGTAAACTACTTTCAAGAAGGTTGATAGGAATTAAAAACCCTCACTGTCACTTCTGAGAGCAATGCTTTGTGTTATTTACTGATTATAAATTGTCATTGAACATATTGTATATGCATTCAGATGTTTGAAAATGACAAGGCTTGCTAATGAATCTCTCACACCAATCACTGGATATTTAACAATCAAATCTCTCGGACAGGCCTAGATTAAgtctaaaaatgtaacatttaatatgtatgtgtgtatatatatcagcTGCTTCAAGAATTGATTCTTCTTGTTTAAACTGACATATATGGATGTTGATCACAATGCTGGTAATCATCTCAAACTGTCAAATCCTCTAGTTTGGTTTATCCGCCTGCTCTTGGGAAGGATACAGAAGGTATTGGAGCTGTTCTTACTCTTGGAACATGTCTGTTTTTCaacaaacagaataaaaataactgttaatgTCATTGTCTGTTGGTGGCTGTTTCTTCCATTTGTTCGCTCTAATTTTGCAAATTGAAATGATCATTtgatcaaatcaaattaaaatatgctATATCTTTCACGTGGTATATTCATTAGTCAACACTAATGCTCTGAAGATCCTCAATCTATAGAAATGTCCATCTGGTCCAAGTCTGGTGTCCAAGTctatggggtggtgctagcgcagtggataagacacatgtctttggtgtgagagacccgggttcgaatccactgtgagacaccaatgtgtccctgagcaagacacttaacccctagttgctccagaggtgtgcgacctctgacatatgtggcaattgtaagtcgctttggataaaagcgtcagctaagtgaataaatgtataaatggtgTCACAAGTCAAAGTTTCTGGGTCTTCCTGGACACTGTGAGCCCAGACTGCAGTGAACATCCTGAGTTTGTAAAAACTCACTTGAAATTAGGCAGAGGCTTAGGTGATGAACTGACAAGCAGATAAAGGTTCGCTCAACATAAGTTAAAGCCAAAAGCTCTTTGAATTGATATGACCAACTTGAACCTGATGCAAAATCTGTGTGTGCAAATATTTCTCTCTTACAGAAAATTGCATGCATTCCTTTAGATGCAgtcacattattataatttttggtcAAATTTTAGGTCCATTCTCCATTGTCAAGGATGTTGCGA
This genomic window contains:
- the nrsn1 gene encoding neurensin-1, with translation MRSCSEICGSVYTEQSHGALSSGYQGYGVRSYLHQFYEECTASIWERDEDFQTQRSPSRWSSVLWKVCLALGALILVAGLSVLLVGYATPPRLEAFGEDELLFVDSHAVRFNRALDACKLAGAVLFCVGGSGMAFGLLLAVCSQGSSKEELNLQQRFKERLAEIQASVQPVTRAPTPGDAKVPVTLSKVQSVQPGAET